The sequence ATCCGGGCCAATTCGGGATCAGCTTCGCCGCGAGCGCGCCGACCCCGATCCCCATCGCCATGCCGATGATTCCGCCCACGAGGGCGAGCGTGATCGCCTCGATGACGAACTGGGCGAGGATGTGGCTCCGGCGCGCGCCGACCGCCTTGCGGACGCCGATCTCGCGCGTCCGCTCGGTCACCGAGACGAGCATGATGTTCATGATCCCGATCCCGCCGACGAGGAGCGCGATCGAGACGACGCCCGCCACGACGTAGGTCACGCCGTTCGCGAACTTCGTGAACGACTTCAGGAACTCCTTCTGCGTCGACACCTTGAAGTCGCTCGGCTGGTCGGCGCGCAAGCGGTGGCGGACACGGAGCGTGTTCTCGATCTCGTCCGCGGCCTGGTCGACGAGCTCGGGCGTGCGGGAGCGGACGAGGAACGCGGTGTTCTCCTCGACGTCGTGTCCCCACAAGGACACCGCGGTGCCGAACGGGATCATGACGAACTTGTCCAGCTCCTGTCCCAGGAGCTGCCCTTTCGGCTCCATGACGCCGATGATGTGGCAGGTCCGCCCCTCGACGCGGAGGTCCTTGCCGACCGGGTTCTCCGGGAGCTTGAGATCGGTGAGGACGCCGTGGCCGATGACGCACGCGTTCGTCTTGCCGGTCTCGTCGAGCGCGCCGAAGAAGCGCCCGAGATCGACGTAGTAGTTCCTCACGTCCTGGAAGACCGGCTGGACGCCGATGACCTGGTACTGCGAGCGCTCCTCGCCGAACTTCACCTCGCCGAAGTGCTGCACGATCGGCGTCGCGACGGTGACCGACGGGCAGGTGCGCATGACGGCCTGGCCGTCCTCCCACGTGAGCACGATCTTCCCGAGCTTGTCGCCTTCCTTCCCCGGCGGGCGGAACGGCTCGACGATGATCGTGTTCGCTCCGAGATTCTGCACCTCTTGCGTGATGACCTGGCTGAACCCCTGCACGATCGAGACGACCGCGATGACGGCCGCGGTGCCGATCACGATGCCGAGGGTCGTCAGCATCGACCTCATCTTGTTGGCCCAGATCGCCTTCAGGGCCATCAGGAGGTTTTCGAGGAACACCTCAGGCTCCGACGGGGGTGTTGCGCACGTCGCTGATGATCTTTCCGTCCCTGAGGCGCACGACGCGGGCGGCGTGCTGCGCGAGGTCGTCCTCGTGGGTGACGAGGATGATCGTGTTGCCGCGGCGGTGCAGATCGTCCATGAGCGCGAGGATCTCCTCGCCCGTCTTGGAGTCGAGGTTCCCGGTCGGCTCGTCGGCGAGGAGGATCGACGGGCCGTTGACGAGGGCGCGCGCGATCGCCACGCGCTGCCGCTGGCCGCCGGACATCTCGTTCGGGCGATGGTGCTTGCGCGTGCCGAGGCCGACGGCATCGAGCGCCTTCTCGGCGCGCTCGCGCCGCTCGCGGCGCGGCACGCCCGAGTAGACGAGCGGGAGCTCGACGTTCTGGACGGCGTCCGCGCGCGGCAGCAGGTTGAACGTCTGGAAGATGAAGCCGATCTCCTTGTTGCGGATCTGCGCGAGCTCGTCGTCGTTCATCGTGGCGATCTCGCGGCCCTTCAGGACGTACGACCCCGACGTCGGGGTGTCGAGGCATCCGATCAGGTTCATGAGCGTCGACTTGCCCGAGCCCGAAGGTCCCATGATCGCGACGTAGTCGCCGCCTTCGATCGACAGCGATACGTCGTCGAGCGCCTGGACGATCGTCTCCGCCCCCATCTGATAGGTCTTGTGGACGTCCTTGATGTCGATGAGCGCGCTCAATCGATTTCGACTTGGGCCTTGCCCTCGTCGTCTCCTTTCTTCTTCTCTTCGGCCTTCTTCTCGCGGACGAGATCGCCGGGCTTGAGGTCGCGGAGGGCGCGGTACGGGCCCGTGATCACCGTCTCGCCCTCCTTGAGACCGTCCGCGACCGTGACCGAGGTCTCGTCGCTGATGCCGGACTTCACCTTCTTGAGGACCGCCTTCTTGTTCTCGACGACGAAGACGCACTCCTGCGTGTCGGCCTTGTCCGCCTTCGCGGCGGGAGCCGGCGCGGGATCCTTCGCGTCCTTCTTGTCTTTGCCGTCCTTCGCCTCGAGCTCCGACGGCTTCTTGAGCATGATCGCCTGGATCGGCACCGTGAGCGCGTGATCCGCACGCTCGGTCTCGATGCGCGCCTTGGCGGTCATTCCGGGACGGAGCTTCGTATCCACGGTATCGAGCGCGATCTTGACCTCGAAGATCTGCGTCTGCTGGCCGGCGCGCTGGATCGCCGAGCCGGCGATCTCGATGACCTTGCCGGCGTACGGCTTCGCCTCGCCGACGGCGTCGACGACGACGCGGGCGATCTGCCCAAGCTTGACCTGGGTCACGCGGGTCTCGTCGACGTCGACCGTCGCCAGGATCTCGCCCATGTCGGAGACGATCATGATCACGGTGCCGGGGTTGTTCATCGTCCCGGTCAGCGTGATCTCGCCCTTCTCGGCGTTCAGCTTCGTGACGGTGCCGTCCATCGGCGACCGGATCGTCGTCTTCGAGAGGTCGTCTTGCGCGTGCGCGAGGCTCGCGTCCGCCTGCGCGACCTGCTCCTCGAGGCTGCCGAGCTCGATCTCGCGCTGCCTGAGGTCGAGATCGCTCAGGTCGAGCGTCTCCTGCGAGACGAGCCCGCTCGTCTGGAAGAGAGCCTTGTTACGCTTGTTCTGACGCTCCGAGTTCGCGAGCGCAACCTTCGCCTGGTCGATCGCGATCTTCTGCATCCGTACGGCGGACTGGAGCCGGTCGACCTCGGTCTTGTAACGCTGGGGGTCGATCTGGACGAGGAGGTCCCCCTTCTTGACCAGGTCGCCT is a genomic window of Candidatus Polarisedimenticolaceae bacterium containing:
- a CDS encoding ABC transporter permease, with protein sequence MFLENLLMALKAIWANKMRSMLTTLGIVIGTAAVIAVVSIVQGFSQVITQEVQNLGANTIIVEPFRPPGKEGDKLGKIVLTWEDGQAVMRTCPSVTVATPIVQHFGEVKFGEERSQYQVIGVQPVFQDVRNYYVDLGRFFGALDETGKTNACVIGHGVLTDLKLPENPVGKDLRVEGRTCHIIGVMEPKGQLLGQELDKFVMIPFGTAVSLWGHDVEENTAFLVRSRTPELVDQAADEIENTLRVRHRLRADQPSDFKVSTQKEFLKSFTKFANGVTYVVAGVVSIALLVGGIGIMNIMLVSVTERTREIGVRKAVGARRSHILAQFVIEAITLALVGGIIGMAMGIGVGALAAKLIPNWPGFFVPLWALALAFGFSSAVGLFFGIYPAAKASRLDPIESLRYE
- a CDS encoding ABC transporter ATP-binding protein, whose product is MSALIDIKDVHKTYQMGAETIVQALDDVSLSIEGGDYVAIMGPSGSGKSTLMNLIGCLDTPTSGSYVLKGREIATMNDDELAQIRNKEIGFIFQTFNLLPRADAVQNVELPLVYSGVPRRERRERAEKALDAVGLGTRKHHRPNEMSGGQRQRVAIARALVNGPSILLADEPTGNLDSKTGEEILALMDDLHRRGNTIILVTHEDDLAQHAARVVRLRDGKIISDVRNTPVGA
- a CDS encoding efflux RND transporter periplasmic adaptor subunit, with product MTKLQKSLIVAGAVVVVGGIIAASVLSKPKEQGEEVYMAKAAVKDLASFVSATGRIEARTKVNIQSSVVIGEIVQLPVKEGDLVKKGDLLVQIDPQRYKTEVDRLQSAVRMQKIAIDQAKVALANSERQNKRNKALFQTSGLVSQETLDLSDLDLRQREIELGSLEEQVAQADASLAHAQDDLSKTTIRSPMDGTVTKLNAEKGEITLTGTMNNPGTVIMIVSDMGEILATVDVDETRVTQVKLGQIARVVVDAVGEAKPYAGKVIEIAGSAIQRAGQQTQIFEVKIALDTVDTKLRPGMTAKARIETERADHALTVPIQAIMLKKPSELEAKDGKDKKDAKDPAPAPAAKADKADTQECVFVVENKKAVLKKVKSGISDETSVTVADGLKEGETVITGPYRALRDLKPGDLVREKKAEEKKKGDDEGKAQVEID